A window of the Bacteroides thetaiotaomicron VPI-5482 genome harbors these coding sequences:
- a CDS encoding OmpA family protein, with protein sequence MKKILMLLAFAGVASVASAQQTVTVTEYEVIQVQDKHQVITNPFWSNWFFSVGGGAQVLFGNNDHIGKFRDRIAPTLNVSVGKWVTPGFGLRMQYSGLQSKGFTTNESANYVVGGPREDGSYKQRWDYMNLHGDLLINLNALFGGYNPDRVYEIIPYIGAGWAHSYSKPHTNAATFNAGIINRFRLSNAVDLNLELSATGLEGKFDGEHGGKPDYDGILGATLGVTYYFPTRGFQRPVPQIISELELRQMRDQMNAMAAANMQLQQQLANAQQPVVEEAEEVVVTDANIAPRTVFFKIGSDKLSPQEEMNLSYLASKMKEFPNMTYTINGYADSATGTPSINQKLSLERAQAVKDLLVKKYGISADRLSVAAGGGVDKFGQPILNRVVLVESAQ encoded by the coding sequence ATGAAAAAGATTCTAATGTTGCTGGCTTTTGCCGGCGTTGCGTCTGTCGCTTCTGCGCAGCAAACCGTGACTGTAACTGAATACGAGGTTATTCAGGTACAAGATAAACATCAAGTAATAACTAACCCATTCTGGAGCAACTGGTTCTTCTCTGTAGGAGGCGGTGCACAGGTATTATTTGGTAATAACGACCATATCGGAAAATTCAGAGATCGTATTGCTCCGACATTGAATGTGTCAGTTGGTAAATGGGTAACACCCGGTTTCGGGTTACGTATGCAATATAGCGGACTGCAATCCAAAGGATTCACCACCAATGAATCTGCAAATTATGTAGTCGGTGGCCCGAGAGAAGATGGCTCCTACAAACAGAGATGGGACTATATGAATCTTCATGGCGACTTGCTGATTAATCTGAATGCACTTTTCGGTGGTTACAATCCGGATCGCGTATATGAGATTATTCCGTATATCGGTGCCGGTTGGGCTCATTCTTATTCTAAGCCTCATACAAACGCTGCTACCTTCAATGCAGGTATTATCAACCGTTTCCGTTTGTCAAACGCTGTAGATTTGAACCTTGAACTGAGTGCAACAGGGCTGGAAGGTAAATTTGATGGTGAACATGGTGGCAAACCCGATTATGATGGTATCTTAGGTGCTACTCTCGGTGTGACTTATTACTTCCCGACCCGTGGATTCCAACGTCCTGTTCCACAGATTATCTCCGAACTGGAATTGAGACAGATGCGTGATCAGATGAATGCTATGGCAGCCGCAAATATGCAGTTGCAGCAACAGTTAGCCAATGCACAGCAGCCTGTAGTGGAAGAAGCTGAAGAAGTCGTTGTAACAGATGCCAACATTGCACCGCGTACTGTATTCTTCAAGATCGGTTCAGACAAATTGTCTCCACAAGAAGAAATGAACTTGTCATATCTTGCCAGCAAGATGAAAGAATTCCCGAACATGACCTATACAATCAACGGATATGCAGACTCTGCAACCGGTACTCCTTCTATCAACCAGAAGTTAAGTCTGGAACGTGCACAAGCTGTAAAGGACCTGTTGGTTAAGAAATATGGCATCTCTGCAGACAGACTGTCTGTTGCAGCAGGTGGTGGTGTCGACAAGTTCGGTCAACCGATTCTGAATCGTGTGGTATTGGTAGAATCAGCTCAATAA